In a genomic window of Neomonachus schauinslandi unplaced genomic scaffold, ASM220157v2 HiC_scaffold_5375, whole genome shotgun sequence:
- the LOC123323997 gene encoding ubiquitin-conjugating enzyme E2 L3-like, whose translation SKIVASRRLMKELEEIHQCGMKDFRNIQVDEANLLTWRGLIVPENPPYDKGALRIEINFPAEYPLKPPKITFKTKIYCPNIDEKGQVCLPGISAENWKPATRTGQIIQSLTALVNDPQPEHPLRADLAEEYSKDRKKFCKNAEEVPKKDGEKRPVD comes from the coding sequence gCTTGAAGAAATCCACCAATGTGGAATGAAAGACTTCCGTAACATCCAGGttgatgaagctaatttattgacttggCGAGGGCTTATTGTTCCTGAAAACCCTCCATATGATAAGGGGGCTTTGAGAATCGAAATCAACTTTCCAGCAGAGTACCCACTCAAACCACCGaagatcacatttaaaacaaagatctattGCCCGAACATCGATGAAAAGGGGCAGGTCTGTCTGCCAGGAATTAGtgctgaaaactggaagccagcaaCCAGAACCGGCCAAATAATCCAGTCCCTCACAGCACTGGTGAACGACCCCCAGCCCGAGCACCCACTTCGGGCTGACCTAGCTGAAGAATACTCTAAGGAccgtaaaaaattctgtaagaacgcTGAAGAGGTTCCAAAGAAAGACGGGGAGAAGCGACCTGTGGACTAA